One stretch of Harmonia axyridis chromosome 1, icHarAxyr1.1, whole genome shotgun sequence DNA includes these proteins:
- the LOC123670917 gene encoding histone H2B: MPPKTSGKAAKKAGKAQKNISKTDKKKKRKRKESYAIYIYKVLKQVHPDTGISSKAMSIMNSFVNDIFERIAAEASRLAHYNKRSTITSREIQTAVRLLLPGELAKHAVSEGTKAVTKYTSSK; the protein is encoded by the coding sequence ATGCCTCCTAAGACTAGTGGAAAAGCCGCGAAAAAGGCCGGTAAAGCCCAGAAAAACATCTCGAAGACCGACAAGAAGAAGAAGCGCAAGAGGAAGGAAAGTTACGCAATTTACATCTACAAGGTATTGAAACAAGTCCATCCAGATACCGGAATTTCCAGCAAGGCCATGAGCATCATGAACAGTTTTGTGAACGATATTTTTGAACGCATCGCAGCCGAAGCGAGCAGATTAGCCCATTACAACAAACGTTCAACAATTACCAGCAGGGAAATTCAGACGGCAGTGCGACTTCTCTTGCCAGGTGAGCTGGCCAAGCACGCAGTCAGCGAAGGTACAAAGGCAGTGACAAAATACACCAGTTCCAAGTga
- the LOC123670993 gene encoding histone H2A-like gives MSGRGKGGKVKGKAKSRSNRAGLQFPVGRIHRLLRKGNYAERVGAGAPVYLAAVMEYLAAEVLELAGNAARDNKKTRIIPRHLQLAIRNDEELNKLLSGVTIAQGGVLPNIQAVLLPKKTEKKT, from the coding sequence ATGTCTGGTCGTGGTAAAGGTGGAAAAGTTAAGGGAAAGGCAAAGTCCCGTTCTAACCGTGCTGGATTACAGTTTCCAGTTGGTCGTATCCATCGTTTATTACGTAAGGGAAATTACGCAGAACGTGTTGGCGCCGGAGCACCCGTATATCTTGCTGCTGTTATGGAATATCTGGCTGCTGAAGTTTTGGAATTGGCCGGCAATGCCGCACGTGACAATAAGAAGACCAGAATCATCCCCCGTCATCTCCAATTGGCCATCAGAAATGAcgaagaattgaataaattgctTTCTGGAGTAACAATCGCTCAAGGAGGTGTTCTACCAAACATCCAAGCTGTCCTCTTACCCAAGAAGACCGAGAAGAAGACGTAA